Within the Dehalococcoidales bacterium genome, the region CCCACCAAGCCCGGGATGCCTTTGCTCCGGCGGTGGCCTACAACTCCAGCGACAATGAGTACCTGGTGATCTTCGTCGGTCAGCCGAATGCGGCGGGCACGGAGTCCGAGGTCTACGGCCAGCGGGTATCGGCCACGGGCACACTGTCTGGAGCTACTTTCCAGATCAGCGACTGCGGAGCGCCCGGCGACACCTCGGCGGATGTCGGGGCGACGTTCGGCTACCCCCTTGACCTGGCTTACAACGCCACCGACAACCAGTACCTGGTCGTCTGGCGTTGTGACGACGTCGGTGACAACGGCATCATCAACGGTGAGTTCGAGATCATCGGGCAGATCGTCAACGCTGACGGCAGCTTGGTACTCGTTGATGATGTCCAGATCAGTCAAGTAGGAGGGGCGAACGGCGCGAATACGCAGTACGACGCCGAATCGCCGGCCGTGGCCTGGAACAGCACCAACAACGAGTACCTGGTCACCTGGGGGGCCGATAACGCAACCCTGGGTGACGATGACCGGGACGGTGACCGGGAGATATTCGGCCAGCGGCTGTCAAGTGCTGGGGCACAGCTCGGGACCAACGACTTCCAGATCAGCACGACCTCGCATGGCGGCCCGGACTCGGCCGTCTCAGATGTCGTCCATAACCCGGACCTCAACGAATACCTCGTCGTCTGGTCCGGCGATATCAATACCGACAATGAGATGGATATCTTCGGGCAGTTTATTGACGGCGTCAGCGGCGTCTTGAGCGGCGGTCACATCGACATAGGCCAGAACGGCACGGCCACCGACCCCGCCAACGAGCCGGAAGTGGTCTACAACAGCCTTGAGGAAGAGTACGTCGTAGTCTGGCAGGCGGCACAGGCCGCTGGTGAGAACGAGGTCTTTGGCCAGCGAATCTCTGCCGCCGGCATCGAACAGGTGCCGGACGATTTCCGCATCTCCGACCTGGGGCCGGAGGGCAACGCCTCCTATGACGCAAACGAGAGCACCGGCCTGGCCTATGCCAGCAGTCCGCTCAACAGCTACTACGTCGTCTGGGGCGGTCAGGACGACCAGGATGGCCAGGTGCTCGGCGAGAACGAGATATTCGGCCAGGCAATTGGGCTTGGGCCGACGGCGGCACTCACCGGTGATGAGACTTTGGGTGAGGGCGAGACCGGCAACTACGATGCCAGCGGTTCTACCTGGAGCCTGGATGCCATCGTGAGCTATGAATGGGATTGGGACTACGACGGCACGACGTTCAATCCATCCGGCGACACGGGTGTAATGCAGACCCATGCTTGGGATGACGATGGGACATACACCGTGGCTGTGAGAGTCACTGATGGTGACGGCAGCACCGACATCGCTACGTTAGTGGTGACCGTCAACGATCTTGGGCTGACGGCGGCACTTACTGGCGATGAGACTTTGGTTGAGGGCCAGACCGGCAGCTACGATGCCAGCGGCTCTACCTCGAGCCCGGATCTCATCGTGAGCTATGAATGGGATTGGGACTACGACGGCACGACGTTCTTTCCATCCGGCGACACCGGTGTAACGCAGACCCATGCCTGGAACGACGATGGGACCCATACTGCGGCTGTGAGAGTCACTGATGATGACGGCAGCACCGACATTGCTACGCTAGTGGTGACCGTCAACGATCTTGGGCCACCGACCGCCCCAGTGGTCGATGTCACCCCTGATGCGCCAGTAACTGGTGATGACCTCCTCTGCTCCATCACTACTGCGAGCACCGACCCCGATGATGACGACATCACCTACTCGTACGCCTGGTACATGAACGCTGTTCACCAGCCAGACTTTGACGGCGAGATCACTGTGCCTGCCGTCAATACGACCAAGGATGAGACCTGGAGGTGCGTAGTTACGCCTTATGACGGCACTAACTATGGGGCCACCGGTGAGGATGAGGTCACTATCGACAATACCCCACCCTCGGTTGATAGTGTCGCCATAGCTCCAGACCCGGCCTACACTGATGATGACCTGACTGCAACTTTGTCAGGCTGGTCTGACCCCGATGGTGACCCTGAGGGTTATCAGTGGCAGTGGCAGAAGTATGATGGTGCCTCCTGGCAGGATATCCCTGGTGCTACCACTGACACCCTAGATAGCTCCAACTGCGTCAAGGATGATCAGATCAAGATCATCTGCACCCCGTTTGACGGCACTGATACCGGTGGCCCTGTCGAGGGTACTATCACCATCTCTAATAGTCCACCGACCGCCCCAGTGGTCGATGTCACCCCTGATGCGCCAGTAACTGGTGATGACCTCCTCTGCTCCATCACTACTGCGAGCACCGACCCCGATGATGACGACATCACCT harbors:
- a CDS encoding PKD domain-containing protein — translated: MKRASRTRNRVLRIGTAVAVAVALVMTTAPAATAVTGANGQRLSDMGGLGTAGIHVADNPAVAFNSNDSEYLVVWEGTENDSAVEQTRIYGQRVDAGTGAEIGSNDFLIAAAPGDAHQARDAFAPAVAYNSSDNEYLVIFVGQPNAAGTESEVYGQRVSATGTLSGATFQISDCGAPGDTSADVGATFGYPLDLAYNATDNQYLVVWRCDDVGDNGIINGEFEIIGQIVNADGSLVLVDDVQISQVGGANGANTQYDAESPAVAWNSTNNEYLVTWGADNATLGDDDRDGDREIFGQRLSSAGAQLGTNDFQISTTSHGGPDSAVSDVVHNPDLNEYLVVWSGDINTDNEMDIFGQFIDGVSGVLSGGHIDIGQNGTATDPANEPEVVYNSLEEEYVVVWQAAQAAGENEVFGQRISAAGIEQVPDDFRISDLGPEGNASYDANESTGLAYASSPLNSYYVVWGGQDDQDGQVLGENEIFGQAIGLGPTAALTGDETLGEGETGNYDASGSTWSLDAIVSYEWDWDYDGTTFNPSGDTGVMQTHAWDDDGTYTVAVRVTDGDGSTDIATLVVTVNDLGLTAALTGDETLVEGQTGSYDASGSTSSPDLIVSYEWDWDYDGTTFFPSGDTGVTQTHAWNDDGTHTAAVRVTDDDGSTDIATLVVTVNDLGPPTAPVVDVTPDAPVTGDDLLCSITTASTDPDDDDITYSYAWYMNAVHQPDFDGEITVPAVNTTKDETWRCVVTPYDGTNYGATGEDEVTIDNTPPSVDSVAIAPDPAYTDDDLTATLSGWSDPDGDPEGYQWQWQKYDGASWQDIPGATTDTLDSSNCVKDDQIKIICTPFDGTDTGGPVEGTITISNSPPTAPVVDVTPDAPVTGDDLLCSITTASTDPDDDDITYSYAWYKDDVLQPGLTTDAVPAASTAEGETWKCVVTPNDGTDSGATGEDQATTAYVPLPPPPPELPIDENGVFTETYSIESDDGKVEFTVNEGTTGLTAEGEPLSEITIAEMADPPDPPEGANVIGLAYDLGPDGATFEHPDPPPATLIFHYDPAAVPEGVDEIDLVIAVWDADAGEWVELICTVDPINHIITAELYGFSAFTIMSFPPAVTTDGASIVGTNSARLSGSLADIGTASSVDVSFEWGETQGGPYPNETTPQSMSSTGDLDFDLTGLEPGTTYYFRAKAVGAGTVYGVEMNLVLPAVPPSVATNDARDI